GGTGGGTCTCCGGCGCCGCGAACGGCCGCTCCGGGTCGAACGCCCGCCGTACCGCCGCCAGCAGTTCGGCGGGGATCCCGGACCGGGCCGGCGCGACCCGCCCGCCGTGCAGGGTCAGCGGATCCGTCACGAGCGCCTCGACGAGACTCCGATCAGGCAGCCCCAGTTGATGGCGCAGCATCTCCACCGGCATGCCGGGTTCCAACGGATTTTTCTCGACATAGTCGGTGACCTCGTCGGCGAGCCGTGCGCCCAGGCCCACCCAGTATTCCGGGTCCGCGAACCAGTCCCCCGCCACCGGCTCGCCCAGTGCCGGTTCGGCGAAGCCCATCCGCACCAGCTCGTCGCGCCGCATCAACCGCCGTCGCCGCAGCTCGCCACCCAGGTCGGCGCTGCCGTCCATCCCGGCCAGCTCGGCGGCCCGCGCCGCACCGGCCCCGCGCCGCCCCAGGCCGGGCGGCGCGACGTCGAGCACCGTCACCCCACCGGACACGTGATGCCGCCCCGGGTCCCGCAGCAGCGCCCGATCCCCGATCCGCAACGGCAGCGGCCGGTCCAGCCGCAGCCGGGCGGTGTCCACGCCGAGCGGCCGCACCCGCACCGGCACCGCCGCCGACCCGAGGTGCAGCGTGACGGTCTCCGGCAGCGACGCCACCGCGTCCCCGCGCACCCGCACGTCGACCAGCTCGGTCAGCCGGAACCGCCCCGGTGTCAGCAGCGCCTCCCCACGCCCCACGTCGGCCCTGTCCACCCCGCGCAGGTTGACCGCCACCCGGGCCACGGCACCCACCTCGTCCGCCGGCTCCCCGAGACACTGCAGTCCCCGGACCCGGACACCGCGCCCCGATCCGGCCAGCTCCAGCACGTCCCCGGTACGCAAGGTGCCCGCCCCGAGCGTCCCGGTGACCACCGTCCCGGCGCCCCGGATGGTGAACGCCCGGTCGATCCAGAGCCGCACCGCCCCGCCCCGATCCGCCGCCGGCAGTTCGGTGACCAGCCGGTCCAGGGCCGCCCGCAGCTCACCGATCCCGGCGCCGGTCACCCCGCTGACAGCGACCGCCGGCACCCGTCCGAGCGAGGTCTTCGCGATCTCCGCCAGTGCCGCCTCCGTCGCCGCCGCCGGATCCGCCAGGTCCGCCCGGCTCACCACCAGCAGCCCGTGCCGGACCCCGAGCGCGTCCAGCGCCGCCAGGTGCTCCGCCGACTGCGGCATCCACCCCTCGTCCGCCGCCACCACGATCATCGCCGCCGGCGCCGGACCCACCCCGGCCAGCATGTTCGGCACGAACCGCGCATGCCCCGGCACGTCGACGAACGCCACCGTCGCCCCGGACCCCAGCCGCGTCCACGCGAACCCGAGGTCGATGGTCATCCCCCGCCGGCGCTCCTCCGCCCACCGGTCCGGCTCCATCCCGCTGAGCACCCGGACCAGCGTCGACTTCCCATGATCGACATGCCCCGCCGTCGCCACCACGTGCACCCGGCGCCCACCTCCGTGAATACGACTCCAGCCGATCAGATCACCGCTCGCCGGCCCGGCTCACGCACCCGCACGTGGCGCGCTCGCGGCGCATCGGCGGATCGCGGCGGCGAGGGTGTCGTCCGCCGCCGCCGGTACGCAGCGCAGGTCCAGCAGCAGCCGGCCGTGTTCCACCCGGCCGACGACCGGGGGATCCGTGTGGCGGAGCGGCTCGGCGTACCCGGACGGCAGCGACAGCGACCACGACGGAAGCTGGAGTTCCGGCGCGCCCCCGCCGCCGACGACCGCTACCGAGGGGACCACCGAGGCGTCGGGATGGTTCAGCCGCGCGCACAGGCGGGTGGTGCGGTCCCGCAGCTCGTCCGCGTCGTAGCGAAGCGCCTGCCGGGTCGGCGGGAGCGGACCGGCCACTGTGGCCTGCAGTGCCGCGAGGGTCAGCTTGTCCACCCGCAGCGCCCTGGCCAGCGGATGCCGGCGCAGGCGCTCGACCAGCGCCGACGATCCCAGCAGCAGTCCGGCCTGCGGGCCGCCGAGCAGTTTGTCGCCGCTGGCGATCACCAGGTCGGCGCCGGAGCGCAGCGTGCCGGCGGCATCCGGTTCGCCGGGCAGCAGCGGGTCAGAGGCGAGCAGTCCGGATCCGATGTCGACCACGACCGGTACGCCCAGGCCGGTCAGCGAGGCGACCGGGGCCGCGCTGGTGAAGCCGCGCACCACGAAGTTCGACGGGTGCACCTTGAGGACGAAGCCAGTCGCCGGGCCGACGGCGGCCGCGTAGTCGGCGGGCGACGTGCGGTTGGTGGTGCCCACCTCGCGCAGCCGCGCGCCGGTCGATTCCAGCAGGTCGGGCAGGCGGAAGCCGTCGCCGATCTCCACCATCTCGCCGCGGCTGACGACGATCTCGCGCCCGGCGGCCAGCGCGGTGGCGGCCAGCACCAGGGCGGCGGCGCCGTTGTTCACCACGTGCACCGCCTCGGCGGCCGGTACCGCGGCGGCCAGGGCGGCGAGGGCGGTACGGCCGCGCCGGGCCCGCTTGCCGGTGTCCAGGTCGAACTCGACGTCGGTGTGCCCGCCGGCCGCCACTATCGCGTCGAGCGCCGCGGCGGACAGCGCGGCCCGGCCGAGGTTGGTGTGCAGGACGACGCCGGTGGCGTTGAGCACCGGCCGCAGGCCGCCGGCGGTCGCCGGGAGGGCGGTGACGGCGGCGTCCGCGACGTCGGTGGGTGCCAGCTCGCCGGCCCGGGCCCGCTGCTGGGCGGCCCGGACCGCGGCCTTGACCGGCTCCCGGCCGAGCCGCTCCACGGCCGCGCGCAGGCGCGGGTCGGCCAGCAAAGCGTCGGTCCGCGGAATCCCGCGCCGCCGGTCCACACCGGCCTGCCCCGCGGCGACCGAGGCGGTCCCGGCGGAAGCGGTCCCGGCGGAAGCGGTCCCGGCGGAAGCGGTCTCGGCGGAAGAAGACCCCGCGGCAGTGGACCCGTGGGAAGCAGAGCCCGCGGCAGCGGAAGACGGCCGATCCACACCGACCTCCCATGGCGCAGCGGAAACAGGCTGGCGGAGGCGGACGGGAATCGAACCCGCCTGACCCGGATACCGGGTCACGTCGGTTTTGAAGACCGCGAGGAGCACCAGCAACCTGAACGCCTCCGCGATCACCGTATCCGACGACGGAGGTCCTAGTGTGTAGCGGTATGACGCGTCTGACCCAATACGCCCACGGCGGCGGCTGCGCCTGCAAGATCCCCCCGGGCGAGCTGGAGCGGATCGTCTCCGGCTTGGCCGGTGCACCGCGGGACGCCAACGCCGAGCTGCTGGTCGGCCTGGACGGCGGGGACGACGCGGCTGTCGTCCGGATCGCCGATGGCACCGCCGTCGTGGCGACAGCGGACTTCTTCACCCCGGTCGTCGACGACGCCTACGACTGGGGCCGGATCGCCGCCGCCAACGCCCTCTCCGACGTCTACGCGATGGGCGGCACCCCGGTCGTCGCGGTCAACCTGCTCGGCTGGCCGCGCGACGTGCTTCCCATGGAGCTGGCCGCCGAGGTGCTGCGCGGCGGCCTCGACGTGGCCCGGACGGCGGGTTGTCACGTGGCCGGCGGGCACAGCGTCGACGACCCGGAGCCCAAGTACGGGATGGCGGTCACCGGCGTCGCCGACCCCGCCCGGCTGATGCGCAACGACGCCGGCCGCCCCGGCCTGCCGCTCACCCTGACCAAGCCGCTCGGCATCGGCGTGCTCAACTCCCGGCACAAGCGGACCGGCGAGGTGTTCCCGCAGGCCGTCGCGGCGATGACCGAGCTGAACCGGGACGCCTCGGCCGCCGCGCTGGCCGCCGGCGCGGTCTGCGCCACCGACGTGACCGGTTTCGGTCTGCTCGGCCACCTGCACAAACTGGCCCGGGCCAGCGGTGTCACCGCGCGCGTCGAGGCGGCCGCCGTGCCCTATCTGGACGGTGCCCGGCAGGCGCTCGCCGACGGCCACGTCAGTGGTGGCACCCGGCGCAACCTGGACTGGGTCCGCCCGCACGCCGACCTGGGCGGCCTCGCCGAGGACGAGTTGCTGCTGCTCGCCGACGCGCAGACCGCCGGCGGGCTGCTGATCGCCGG
This window of the Actinoplanes oblitus genome carries:
- the selD gene encoding selenide, water dikinase SelD, yielding MTRLTQYAHGGGCACKIPPGELERIVSGLAGAPRDANAELLVGLDGGDDAAVVRIADGTAVVATADFFTPVVDDAYDWGRIAAANALSDVYAMGGTPVVAVNLLGWPRDVLPMELAAEVLRGGLDVARTAGCHVAGGHSVDDPEPKYGMAVTGVADPARLMRNDAGRPGLPLTLTKPLGIGVLNSRHKRTGEVFPQAVAAMTELNRDASAAALAAGAVCATDVTGFGLLGHLHKLARASGVTARVEAAAVPYLDGARQALADGHVSGGTRRNLDWVRPHADLGGLAEDELLLLADAQTAGGLLIAGEVPGYPVIGELLPAQEGVTLTIR
- the selB gene encoding selenocysteine-specific translation elongation factor, which gives rise to MHVVATAGHVDHGKSTLVRVLSGMEPDRWAEERRRGMTIDLGFAWTRLGSGATVAFVDVPGHARFVPNMLAGVGPAPAAMIVVAADEGWMPQSAEHLAALDALGVRHGLLVVSRADLADPAAATEAALAEIAKTSLGRVPAVAVSGVTGAGIGELRAALDRLVTELPAADRGGAVRLWIDRAFTIRGAGTVVTGTLGAGTLRTGDVLELAGSGRGVRVRGLQCLGEPADEVGAVARVAVNLRGVDRADVGRGEALLTPGRFRLTELVDVRVRGDAVASLPETVTLHLGSAAVPVRVRPLGVDTARLRLDRPLPLRIGDRALLRDPGRHHVSGGVTVLDVAPPGLGRRGAGAARAAELAGMDGSADLGGELRRRRLMRRDELVRMGFAEPALGEPVAGDWFADPEYWVGLGARLADEVTDYVEKNPLEPGMPVEMLRHQLGLPDRSLVEALVTDPLTLHGGRVAPARSGIPAELLAAVRRAFDPERPFAAPETHRLAELGLGARQLGAAVRLGLIVQLAPNVVLPADAPARAAAILASGPQPFTPSEARRALDTTRRVAVPLLELLDRTGVTLRGADDRRTVKRL
- the selA gene encoding L-seryl-tRNA(Sec) selenium transferase encodes the protein MDRRRGIPRTDALLADPRLRAAVERLGREPVKAAVRAAQQRARAGELAPTDVADAAVTALPATAGGLRPVLNATGVVLHTNLGRAALSAAALDAIVAAGGHTDVEFDLDTGKRARRGRTALAALAAAVPAAEAVHVVNNGAAALVLAATALAAGREIVVSRGEMVEIGDGFRLPDLLESTGARLREVGTTNRTSPADYAAAVGPATGFVLKVHPSNFVVRGFTSAAPVASLTGLGVPVVVDIGSGLLASDPLLPGEPDAAGTLRSGADLVIASGDKLLGGPQAGLLLGSSALVERLRRHPLARALRVDKLTLAALQATVAGPLPPTRQALRYDADELRDRTTRLCARLNHPDASVVPSVAVVGGGGAPELQLPSWSLSLPSGYAEPLRHTDPPVVGRVEHGRLLLDLRCVPAAADDTLAAAIRRCAASAPRAGA